The following coding sequences are from one Desulfosalsimonas propionicica window:
- a CDS encoding XrtA system polysaccharide deacetylase gives MKNFLTIDVEDYFQVAAFADIVSPDNWDSMEQRVSAPVERLLQTLDKHGVKATFFIVGWTAEKHPGIVRAIAAHGHEIGCHSYWHRKVYEMAPEAFRADTRRARQVLENLSGRNITAYRAPSYSITAKSMWAIDILKEEGFTADSSIFPIVHDMYGIPDAPRFRYELPQKGIEEFPLSTAVIFGRRIPVSGGGYFRLFPYWFTKTALKRINRQENQPFVFYIHPWELDPGQPRFKNARLLSRFRHYNNLGKTRERFERLLSDFDFIPLPSKNSRGNP, from the coding sequence ATGAAAAATTTCCTTACCATAGATGTTGAAGACTATTTCCAGGTGGCGGCCTTTGCAGACATTGTTTCCCCGGATAACTGGGACTCCATGGAGCAGCGCGTATCCGCTCCGGTGGAAAGGCTTCTGCAGACCCTGGACAAACACGGCGTTAAGGCCACCTTCTTTATCGTGGGTTGGACCGCGGAAAAGCACCCCGGCATTGTCCGGGCCATTGCCGCACACGGCCATGAAATAGGGTGCCACAGCTACTGGCACCGCAAAGTATACGAGATGGCCCCGGAAGCTTTCAGGGCGGATACCCGCAGGGCCAGGCAGGTGCTGGAAAATCTTTCCGGCAGAAACATCACGGCCTACAGGGCCCCCAGTTATTCCATTACCGCCAAATCCATGTGGGCCATAGACATTTTGAAAGAAGAAGGCTTTACAGCGGATTCAAGCATTTTCCCTATCGTCCACGACATGTACGGAATCCCGGATGCCCCACGCTTCAGATACGAACTGCCCCAAAAGGGCATAGAGGAATTCCCCCTTTCCACTGCGGTGATTTTCGGCCGCCGGATTCCGGTTTCAGGGGGCGGATATTTCCGGCTGTTTCCCTACTGGTTTACAAAAACCGCGCTTAAAAGAATCAACCGGCAGGAAAACCAGCCGTTTGTTTTCTATATTCATCCGTGGGAGCTTGACCCGGGCCAACCCAGGTTTAAAAACGCCCGGCTGCTGTCCCGTTTCCGGCATTACAACAACCTGGGCAAAACCAGGGAGCGCTTTGAGCGCCTGCTTTCTGATTTTGATTTCATTCCCCTGCCTTCCAAAAACAGCAGGGGAAATCCATAA
- a CDS encoding TIGR03013 family XrtA/PEP-CTERM system glycosyltransferase — translation MPYILQKYYPWRNILFVLSEGALIFLIINAVFLSWAGAAEYREFIGVYVFRALVVTFVFQLCFYFFDLYDHTIIPRFPDHMLKVLQTFGLGCIVLAFIYYLFPALIISTRVFWTGLFAVGLVILIWRFTYFRLLEHRIFDQPVALVGTGRFASQVASAIEGKKDSGHRIVAFVGNPQSPVASGGQPVYQEVKELYPLCANRDVEKIVLALDERRGTMPMGDLIQYKFMGIEILDAMGFYEKLTGKIMVERVNPSWLLFSEGFYVGRLTRTLKRLMDIFAAAGLLVVSSPVFLLTALAVKFESPGGAFYRQERVGQNGRVFNIVKFRSMYNDAEKDGPVWASAGDSRVTRVGGFIRKTRIDELPQLINVIRGDMSFVGPRPERPVFVSELAEKIPFYTIRQVVKPGITGWAQICYPYGASAEDALRKLEYDLYYIKNLSIGMDLATIFQTVKVVLFQKGAR, via the coding sequence ATGCCCTACATTCTTCAAAAATATTATCCCTGGCGCAATATTTTGTTTGTTTTAAGCGAGGGAGCGCTTATTTTTCTAATCATAAACGCAGTCTTTCTGTCCTGGGCCGGTGCGGCCGAGTACCGGGAATTTATCGGGGTGTATGTTTTCCGGGCGCTTGTGGTCACCTTTGTGTTCCAGCTCTGTTTTTATTTCTTTGACCTTTATGACCACACGATTATCCCCAGGTTCCCGGACCATATGCTCAAGGTGCTCCAAACCTTCGGACTCGGATGCATCGTGCTGGCGTTTATTTATTACCTGTTCCCGGCGCTTATTATTTCCACCCGGGTCTTCTGGACCGGGCTGTTTGCAGTGGGCCTGGTGATTCTGATCTGGCGGTTTACTTATTTCAGGCTGCTGGAGCACAGGATATTCGATCAGCCGGTGGCCCTGGTGGGAACCGGCCGGTTTGCCAGCCAGGTGGCTTCGGCCATAGAGGGAAAAAAGGACTCGGGTCACAGGATCGTGGCTTTCGTGGGAAACCCGCAATCCCCGGTCGCCAGCGGGGGTCAGCCGGTTTACCAGGAGGTCAAAGAACTTTATCCGCTTTGCGCAAACAGGGATGTTGAAAAAATCGTGCTGGCCCTGGATGAAAGGCGTGGCACCATGCCCATGGGCGATCTGATTCAGTATAAATTCATGGGCATTGAGATCCTTGATGCAATGGGGTTTTACGAAAAACTCACCGGAAAAATCATGGTTGAAAGAGTCAATCCATCCTGGCTGCTGTTTTCAGAAGGCTTTTATGTAGGCCGCCTGACGCGGACACTAAAGCGGTTAATGGATATCTTTGCAGCAGCCGGTCTGCTGGTTGTATCTTCCCCGGTTTTTCTTTTGACAGCACTTGCTGTAAAATTTGAATCGCCCGGAGGCGCTTTTTACCGACAGGAAAGGGTGGGGCAAAACGGCCGGGTGTTTAACATTGTCAAGTTCCGGTCCATGTACAATGATGCGGAAAAAGACGGGCCGGTCTGGGCTTCTGCCGGCGACAGCAGGGTCACCCGGGTGGGCGGGTTTATCCGCAAAACCCGGATAGATGAGCTTCCCCAGCTGATAAACGTCATCCGCGGGGACATGAGCTTTGTGGGACCGCGCCCTGAGCGGCCGGTTTTTGTCTCTGAGCTTGCCGAAAAGATACCGTTTTATACCATCCGGCAGGTGGTAAAGCCCGGAATCACCGGCTGGGCCCAGATTTGTTATCCCTACGGCGCATCCGCAGAGGATGCGCTTCGCAAGCTCGAATATGACCTTTATTACATAAAGAATCTTTCCATCGGTATGGACCTGGCCACCATTTTTCAGACCGTTAAAGTGGTGCTTTTCCAAAAAGGGGCCAGGTAG
- a CDS encoding PilZ domain-containing protein translates to MDDTSENGPHAGCPHFLHNMQACGLHTDGIYLPPRAHVLTFCLTPHYKKCTTYENYCFFQENESDPSSGDGAGRRRFARIAGRRQVRLRSCDDLGIVTGAFEEKATTVDYSRGGMRIITEKAIPRDSFVLFDFGEDFLIPGLQGVAELSWHRPYPNNSRRFEAGLTFKDHFSGAALALELEK, encoded by the coding sequence ATGGATGACACATCCGAAAACGGTCCGCACGCAGGCTGTCCTCATTTCCTGCACAATATGCAGGCCTGCGGGCTGCATACGGATGGGATCTACCTGCCGCCCAGGGCTCACGTGCTGACTTTCTGCCTGACCCCGCACTACAAAAAATGCACCACATATGAAAACTATTGCTTTTTCCAGGAAAACGAATCAGACCCATCCTCTGGCGATGGTGCCGGCCGGCGCCGCTTTGCCCGCATTGCCGGCCGCCGGCAAGTTCGGCTTCGAAGCTGCGATGATCTTGGCATTGTTACAGGAGCGTTTGAGGAAAAAGCCACCACCGTGGATTACAGCCGGGGCGGCATGCGCATTATTACCGAAAAAGCAATCCCCCGGGACAGCTTTGTTCTTTTCGATTTTGGCGAGGATTTTCTCATTCCCGGCCTGCAGGGCGTGGCCGAGCTGAGCTGGCACAGGCCCTACCCGAACAACTCCCGCCGATTTGAGGCCGGACTGACCTTTAAGGACCATTTCAGCGGGGCAGCCCTTGCCCTGGAGCTGGAAAAGTAA
- a CDS encoding polysaccharide biosynthesis/export family protein — MVLSGRLKSMIFLFLALCLISTPQAGAQQNAEAGASSGQYIIGAGDVLDVMVYSESELSRGVFVRIDGNISLPLAGEVEAAGATPAELAERITAKLGRFLEDPEVTVILAESRSKVYYVLGQVASPGEYSITRPVTVIQAIARAGGFGEWAKKDRIMIVSGPGEEEESVSYFNYDKFLKDEAEGRNAVIQPGDTIVIP, encoded by the coding sequence ATGGTTTTATCAGGACGCCTGAAAAGTATGATTTTTCTGTTTCTGGCGCTGTGCCTGATCAGCACCCCGCAGGCTGGAGCCCAACAAAACGCGGAGGCGGGGGCATCATCGGGGCAGTATATCATTGGCGCCGGAGATGTTCTCGACGTCATGGTGTACAGTGAATCGGAGCTTTCCAGGGGTGTATTTGTCAGAATCGACGGCAATATTTCCCTGCCCCTTGCAGGAGAGGTCGAGGCCGCGGGGGCAACGCCTGCAGAGCTTGCCGAAAGAATAACGGCAAAACTGGGGCGCTTTTTGGAAGATCCGGAAGTTACCGTGATTCTTGCAGAAAGCAGGAGCAAAGTCTACTACGTGCTCGGCCAGGTAGCCAGTCCCGGAGAGTATTCCATCACCCGTCCGGTCACGGTGATCCAGGCCATCGCCAGGGCCGGGGGTTTTGGCGAGTGGGCCAAAAAAGACCGGATCATGATTGTAAGCGGTCCGGGCGAAGAAGAGGAAAGCGTTTCTTATTTCAATTATGACAAGTTCTTAAAGGATGAGGCCGAAGGGCGGAATGCGGTTATCCAGCCCGGGGACACAATTGTAATCCCCTAA
- a CDS encoding PEP-CTERM sorting domain-containing protein, translating to MKQIKVSKIILSFSLLLFLALPQSALALSIDAYQVGVDDTAITDWLSNYGSSKVVEDFEGATPGWYQSLGTNIGTFSITENTLPGTGNTSYNVKVENSNEPFFEIRNYDADGRFNTTPESGGEGYLDSADITEIKLALDSGYRALYFYMTDPGDVGAFTSTSADGVTKTIGPGQDNASLWFVGIDAGLDNISTITWSTNDHTNDGFGLDGFTRVPEPATLLLFGAGLAGLAGFARRRKFNKS from the coding sequence ATGAAACAGATCAAAGTCAGTAAAATTATTTTATCTTTCTCGTTGCTGCTCTTCTTAGCTCTGCCGCAAAGTGCGCTGGCATTGAGTATTGACGCCTATCAGGTGGGTGTTGATGACACTGCTATCACTGATTGGTTAAGCAATTATGGCAGCTCCAAAGTCGTAGAAGACTTTGAGGGTGCAACCCCTGGCTGGTACCAAAGCCTTGGTACCAATATCGGTACTTTTAGCATCACGGAAAACACCCTGCCCGGAACCGGAAACACATCATACAATGTGAAAGTGGAAAATTCTAACGAGCCGTTTTTCGAAATCCGTAATTATGACGCAGACGGCCGTTTCAACACCACACCCGAATCGGGTGGTGAAGGGTATCTTGATTCAGCAGATATCACAGAAATCAAGCTCGCCTTGGATAGTGGTTATAGGGCCCTGTATTTCTACATGACTGATCCTGGCGATGTCGGGGCATTTACCTCCACATCTGCTGATGGTGTTACTAAAACCATTGGTCCGGGCCAGGATAATGCATCTCTGTGGTTTGTTGGGATTGACGCCGGGCTTGACAACATTTCAACCATAACATGGTCAACCAATGACCATACCAATGACGGTTTTGGGCTTGATGGGTTTACCCGGGTGCCCGAACCCGCTACCCTGCTTCTTTTTGGTGCCGGCCTTGCAGGCCTTGCCGGTTTTGCCAGGCGCAGGAAATTCAACAAAAGCTAA
- a CDS encoding Wzz/FepE/Etk N-terminal domain-containing protein, whose protein sequence is MEKEQPQQEIFKRYLNLIFSRHKFISACVLLAVSAGLFYYISQPEIYQSRASIMYQQQRINVSRSMGDDKRQFDEMVKTISQQVLSRNSLEKIIKENDLYSGMRQEVPIEDVIEQMREKDIVVRLEKDRGSVFTVSFKGPDPRRVVRVTNSLAARFIEENLQLREERASETASYIQDELEMAKEKLNRQEAQMRDYKQKHYNEMPEQRSANMSRLNALQEQYQAVQGNINELENTRFLVAEQLDLRRKIQKKSGNSGDFEAEGAGEEQNSLAAARNRLQQLLTRYKDDHPAVKRLKKRIEQLESEQGEMAAGGQDQEAGSGIPDSRAGQLAAQLKKIDASLKDKRREAEEIRKKIAKYEQWIEAAPKREAEWSALTRDYGKLKEYHDKLLAQSLSADASQSLEARQKGSQFKIVDSAYTPRTPMKGTFSKILLVCLAMGLAAGAGLVLGVDLMDTSFKRANEIEAELGVPVVCALPLIVTRKEQKRNRIKNAAWYFGLAAWLVALSAAALYFWLQGDIII, encoded by the coding sequence ATGGAAAAAGAACAGCCCCAGCAGGAAATTTTCAAGAGATACCTCAACCTGATCTTCAGCCGCCACAAGTTTATTTCCGCCTGCGTTCTGCTGGCGGTCTCCGCGGGACTGTTTTATTATATCTCCCAGCCGGAAATTTACCAATCCAGAGCCTCTATCATGTACCAGCAGCAGCGGATCAACGTATCCAGGTCTATGGGAGACGATAAAAGACAATTCGATGAGATGGTAAAGACCATAAGCCAGCAGGTGTTGAGCCGAAACAGCCTGGAAAAAATCATCAAAGAAAATGACCTGTATTCGGGGATGCGGCAGGAAGTTCCCATTGAAGACGTGATTGAGCAAATGCGGGAAAAAGACATTGTCGTAAGGCTGGAAAAAGACAGGGGCAGTGTTTTTACCGTTTCTTTCAAGGGGCCTGACCCCCGCAGGGTGGTGCGGGTTACCAATTCGCTGGCGGCCCGGTTTATAGAAGAAAACCTGCAGTTAAGGGAGGAAAGAGCCAGTGAAACCGCCAGCTATATCCAGGATGAGCTGGAGATGGCCAAGGAGAAGTTAAACAGGCAGGAAGCCCAGATGCGGGATTATAAACAGAAACATTACAACGAGATGCCCGAGCAGCGCAGCGCCAACATGAGCCGTTTAAACGCGCTGCAGGAGCAGTACCAGGCGGTTCAGGGCAATATTAATGAACTGGAAAATACCCGATTTCTGGTGGCCGAGCAGCTTGATCTCCGCCGGAAAATCCAGAAAAAATCCGGCAACTCCGGAGATTTTGAAGCCGAAGGCGCCGGGGAGGAACAAAACAGCCTTGCCGCAGCGCGAAACAGGCTTCAGCAGCTTTTGACCCGCTACAAAGACGACCACCCTGCGGTAAAGCGTCTGAAAAAGCGGATAGAACAGCTTGAATCAGAACAGGGGGAAATGGCTGCAGGCGGCCAGGATCAAGAGGCCGGCTCCGGTATTCCGGACAGCAGGGCCGGACAGCTTGCCGCTCAGTTAAAAAAAATCGATGCCAGCCTGAAGGACAAGCGCAGGGAAGCCGAAGAGATCAGGAAGAAAATTGCGAAATACGAGCAATGGATCGAGGCGGCCCCGAAAAGGGAAGCCGAATGGTCGGCCCTGACCCGGGATTATGGCAAGTTAAAGGAATATCATGACAAGCTTCTTGCCCAGAGCCTTTCTGCAGACGCCTCCCAGAGCCTGGAGGCACGTCAGAAGGGAAGCCAGTTTAAAATCGTGGATTCGGCCTATACGCCCAGAACCCCCATGAAGGGGACTTTTTCAAAAATCCTGCTGGTCTGCCTTGCCATGGGGCTTGCTGCAGGCGCAGGATTGGTTCTGGGAGTAGATCTCATGGACACCTCCTTTAAAAGGGCAAATGAAATCGAGGCAGAATTGGGTGTGCCGGTGGTATGTGCCCTTCCCCTGATTGTCACAAGAAAGGAACAAAAGCGCAACAGGATCAAAAACGCTGCATGGTATTTTGGACTGGCAGCCTGGCTTGTCGCCCTTTCTGCAGCAGCGCTGTATTTCTGGCTGCAGGGAGATATCATTATATAA
- a CDS encoding polysaccharide biosynthesis tyrosine autokinase yields the protein MGKFSKALEKSADQPGPKMSRITSGPEPGQPAEENTSGREQTSPAPEPAADFVRERWDRRLQLSADPKSEYFESFRRLRSSIVYPASGSPPKTLLVTSTVPHEGKGFVCANLGVALARGMEHHAMMVDCDFRNPTLAGLFGLSNETGLADHLREQADLSLLIRKTGQPKLSLLASGQPPKNPAEMLSSTRMAALIDEMAERYPDRIVLFDSPPDVIASETSVLAKRIDGVILVVRYGASKKEDIKKFVEALGREKIYGVVFNAFPENTMEDFLDRRMGHGYGYHRYSYKGY from the coding sequence ATGGGAAAATTTTCAAAAGCGCTGGAAAAATCCGCTGATCAGCCAGGCCCCAAAATGAGCCGCATCACTTCCGGGCCTGAGCCGGGGCAGCCGGCAGAAGAAAATACATCCGGGCGGGAGCAGACATCGCCGGCCCCGGAACCGGCCGCGGATTTTGTCAGGGAGCGCTGGGACAGGCGGCTGCAGCTTTCCGCAGACCCGAAATCGGAATATTTTGAAAGTTTCCGGCGTCTCAGGTCATCGATCGTGTATCCCGCATCCGGCAGCCCCCCCAAAACGCTTTTGGTGACAAGCACGGTTCCCCACGAGGGAAAGGGTTTTGTCTGCGCAAACCTGGGCGTGGCCCTGGCCCGGGGAATGGAACATCACGCCATGATGGTGGACTGCGATTTCAGGAACCCCACCCTGGCAGGGCTCTTCGGGCTTTCAAACGAAACCGGCCTTGCAGACCATCTCCGGGAACAGGCGGATCTTTCCCTGCTTATCAGAAAAACCGGACAGCCCAAGCTTTCCCTGCTGGCCAGCGGCCAGCCCCCGAAAAATCCCGCGGAAATGCTCTCATCCACCCGGATGGCAGCACTCATAGACGAGATGGCAGAGCGCTACCCGGACCGCATTGTCCTGTTTGACAGCCCGCCTGATGTGATCGCATCGGAAACAAGTGTGCTGGCAAAGCGCATTGACGGTGTAATTCTGGTGGTCCGCTACGGGGCTTCAAAAAAAGAGGACATAAAAAAATTCGTGGAAGCCCTTGGCAGGGAAAAGATCTACGGCGTCGTGTTTAACGCCTTTCCGGAAAACACCATGGAAGACTTCCTCGACCGGAGGATGGGACACGGATACGGCTATCACAGGTACTCGTACAAGGGTTATTAG
- a CDS encoding outer membrane beta-barrel protein produces MISLGKQGRTLPLVFVFLLLYASAALAESTLRGGISLEHGYDSNINREPDNEVDESTTTLSPSLDYTLKSRRSNFSLGYSPGFVYSYLTDDVRTDHYASARYDVQASKSLTLNFSDNFVRTQDPYETDETTESEIEISDRRGRRTYWSNSFSAAAAYTYGRERVLKIGYRNRVLENSDDQYSDYVRHSPYASVNHRINHQWEAGLNYNFSRGDFDEPDESALSEDLTTNSGDFYLYYRLTRKTRIFGHLGYTHSDYDEEPNDYEVYTASMGIDTQYSPSLNLSVNAGASRVEREFFSDEDALYLRGEMEKSWRRTSWYFSAESGLDAREYTGVDNLGLSRYWTAATGMDRTLLRDLTINVDIRYRDDTYLEREPSADEQRFVASAGLSWAFSRWYRLYGKYSFVDNNSDIERDNYVDHRGSIGISAEKDLFRWQ; encoded by the coding sequence ATGATTTCCCTGGGAAAACAGGGCAGGACGCTGCCCCTGGTTTTTGTCTTTTTATTGCTGTACGCATCTGCAGCCCTTGCTGAAAGCACTCTTCGCGGCGGGATTTCCCTGGAGCACGGATATGATTCCAATATCAACCGGGAACCGGATAATGAGGTGGATGAATCAACCACCACTTTGTCCCCGAGCCTTGATTATACCCTGAAAAGCCGGCGCTCGAATTTTTCCCTCGGATATTCCCCAGGCTTTGTTTACAGCTATTTAACAGATGACGTGCGGACAGATCACTATGCTTCTGCGCGATATGATGTCCAGGCATCAAAGAGTTTGACACTGAACTTCAGTGACAATTTTGTCAGAACCCAGGATCCTTACGAAACAGACGAAACCACAGAGAGCGAGATTGAGATATCAGACCGGCGTGGGCGGCGGACCTACTGGAGCAACAGCTTTTCCGCAGCTGCTGCCTACACCTACGGCAGGGAAAGGGTGCTGAAAATCGGCTATCGCAACCGGGTGCTGGAAAACAGCGACGATCAGTATTCCGATTATGTCCGGCATTCTCCGTATGCCTCTGTTAACCACCGGATCAATCACCAGTGGGAGGCGGGACTCAATTACAACTTTTCCAGGGGCGATTTTGACGAGCCCGATGAATCCGCCCTGTCCGAAGACCTGACCACAAATTCCGGGGACTTTTATCTGTATTACAGGCTAACCCGGAAAACCCGGATTTTCGGTCATCTCGGGTATACGCACAGCGACTATGATGAAGAGCCCAATGACTACGAGGTCTATACCGCTTCGATGGGCATAGACACCCAGTATTCCCCCAGCCTCAACCTGAGTGTGAATGCCGGGGCGTCCAGGGTGGAGCGGGAGTTTTTTTCAGATGAAGATGCGCTGTATCTCAGGGGGGAAATGGAAAAAAGCTGGCGGAGAACCTCCTGGTATTTCAGCGCCGAAAGCGGGCTGGATGCCAGGGAGTACACAGGAGTCGACAATCTGGGCCTTTCCCGCTACTGGACCGCAGCCACCGGTATGGACCGGACCCTGCTCCGGGACCTTACGATCAACGTTGATATCCGCTACCGGGATGACACATACCTGGAGCGCGAGCCAAGCGCAGATGAGCAAAGATTTGTGGCTTCAGCCGGCCTGTCATGGGCATTTTCCCGCTGGTACAGGCTCTACGGGAAATATAGCTTTGTTGATAACAATTCGGATATTGAAAGAGACAATTATGTGGACCACCGCGGCAGCATCGGAATTTCCGCGGAAAAGGATTTATTCCGGTGGCAGTAA
- a CDS encoding sigma-54 interaction domain-containing protein yields MQKALSDPQKEVLRLAHNNRALFDLLPDMLFIIKDDFIIEHMNHAAIKRFGKKDGSSCHQVISGSGTPCDLDLCPLGCRDTEKNHGQVSERKLNDDFYVEYVHIPFQGYRQDRLFLLILRDITQKKKQKLELEKYSKNIEQVLKEKIAILRESEKEREQLSHELNHLKKETERLTSSDSQMLGDSKPIRELREMIYQVAASSATILITGESGTGKELVADLLYKHSDRADKPYLKFNCAAVTETLLESDLFGYEKGAFTGANAARKGKFEEADGGTIFLDEIGAISPRMQTALLRVLQDGEVIRVGSNHSISVEVRVIAATNSDLAAEVKAGRFREDLYYRLNVINLRQVPLRERKEDIVLLATNFLVKYRERFKKEVTYLPNSVVETLLAYDWPGNVRELENVIQRAVLMSKNGMITPGHLGIGLNGSPGKAGGSSSTPESTPFTSRSLKESVRLFEAEVIAGAVKEHDGKMDEVARQLGVSKTTLYDKLKLYNLTPKQLLKD; encoded by the coding sequence ATGCAGAAGGCCCTTTCAGATCCGCAAAAGGAAGTATTGCGGCTGGCGCATAACAACCGGGCCTTATTTGACCTGTTGCCGGATATGCTTTTTATTATAAAGGATGATTTTATAATAGAGCATATGAATCATGCTGCGATTAAAAGGTTTGGCAAAAAAGACGGCAGCAGCTGCCATCAGGTGATAAGCGGTTCTGGCACCCCCTGCGATCTGGATTTATGCCCGCTTGGCTGCAGGGACACTGAAAAAAATCACGGTCAGGTCTCTGAAAGAAAGCTAAATGATGATTTTTACGTGGAATATGTCCATATCCCGTTTCAAGGCTACCGCCAGGACCGGCTCTTTCTGCTCATCCTGCGCGATATCACCCAGAAGAAAAAGCAAAAGCTGGAACTGGAAAAATACAGCAAAAATATCGAGCAGGTCCTGAAAGAAAAAATCGCCATCCTGCGTGAAAGTGAAAAAGAACGCGAGCAACTGTCCCACGAACTCAATCACCTGAAAAAAGAAACCGAAAGACTCACCTCCTCTGACAGTCAAATGCTTGGGGACAGCAAGCCCATACGCGAGCTAAGGGAGATGATCTACCAGGTGGCGGCATCCAGTGCCACGATTCTGATAACAGGCGAGTCCGGAACCGGCAAGGAACTGGTGGCCGACCTGCTGTACAAGCACTCTGACAGGGCTGATAAGCCCTATCTGAAGTTTAATTGCGCCGCTGTCACAGAGACCCTTCTGGAAAGCGACCTTTTCGGTTATGAAAAGGGCGCGTTTACCGGGGCGAATGCCGCCCGCAAGGGCAAGTTCGAGGAGGCAGACGGCGGCACGATATTTCTGGATGAAATCGGCGCCATCAGCCCCAGGATGCAGACGGCCCTTTTGCGGGTGCTTCAGGACGGCGAAGTAATCCGCGTGGGATCAAACCACAGCATTTCCGTGGAGGTCCGGGTGATTGCCGCCACCAACTCCGATCTTGCAGCAGAGGTTAAAGCCGGCCGATTCAGGGAAGATCTCTATTACCGTTTAAACGTGATCAACCTCCGCCAGGTCCCTTTGCGGGAGCGCAAGGAGGATATCGTACTGCTGGCCACCAACTTTTTGGTAAAATACCGGGAACGCTTTAAAAAGGAGGTCACCTACCTGCCAAACAGTGTGGTTGAGACGCTTCTTGCCTATGACTGGCCCGGCAACGTGCGCGAACTGGAAAACGTCATCCAGCGCGCCGTGCTCATGTCCAAAAACGGCATGATCACCCCCGGGCACCTGGGCATCGGTTTAAACGGCAGCCCGGGCAAGGCGGGCGGCAGCAGCAGTACTCCGGAGTCAACCCCTTTCACCAGCAGATCGCTAAAGGAAAGCGTCAGGCTCTTTGAGGCTGAAGTCATTGCAGGCGCTGTTAAGGAGCACGACGGGAAAATGGACGAAGTGGCCCGGCAGCTCGGTGTTTCCAAAACCACGCTATACGATAAATTAAAGCTCTACAACCTGACACCCAAACAGCTTCTAAAGGATTAA